Genomic window (Acomys russatus chromosome 2, mAcoRus1.1, whole genome shotgun sequence):
TCGGGGGTAGATCTATTCTCAGCTTTGTGAGGAACGGTTACACTACTTTCCACAGTGGTTGCACAGTGGTATTCCACCAACAATGGCTGCgtgttttccctttctccacatcttcagcAGCTGTCACTTATGTTATTGACTCTGGCCATTCTGACTTGTGTAAGATGAAATTgcaaagcagttttgatttgcgTTCCCCTTagtgactaaagatgttgaatatttcttttggtgcttctcagccatttgagtttcctcttttgagaactctctttcGATCACTTAAttaggttgttttcttgatgttaagtttttttttttaggtttgatACATGTTTTTGATATTATCCCTCCATTGAACGTGTAATTAGTAAAAgtgtttttccattctgtagcccgctgctttgtccaaatgacagaagccttttaatttcatgagatCCCACTTATTGCTGATCTGAGTGCCTATGCTAACAGTGTCTTGTTTAGAAAAATCCTTTCCTGTCCCAATGAACTCAAGATTATTCCCTGCGTTTTTCTCCATCAGCTGAACAAATCTTACCTAGCTAGTATTTTCTCCCAATGGCACTAGACAGTATTCCTGAGGGCCATTTCCAAAAGAAGCaaccaacaacacaaaaaacacaaATTACATGGCACAGACATAGCATTCACAGGATGACAACTGAAAGGCAACTGTGTCCCCTTACGTAACCCTATCTGGAAATGTTCGAAAATTCAAAATTTTTGCCACTCTTCTGCATATCTGTGAATGACCACAAAAGGGCAGTAGCTTTTGATTTAGGGGAAACAAATGACTTTGATTTGGTAGGTGAACTTAAAATTCTGAGTCTTCAAGTAGTGAAGATAGATGTTATCAATTTGTAATGAAAACTTCAACAAtgtcaatttaaaacatttttaatgaaaatggcaGATAGAGGAAAATGGACACAGCAGAAATGGATTTATTTACTTCCCACTTCTGCCCTCTGGTGGATGGTAAGGTCCTAAGCACTCGTGAAAGCTGGAAGTGTGTAACATCTTTTGGTCACGCAAAGCTAAGCAACTAAATGACACGTGTCAGTTTTGGAACTCTGTGAAGTTCTTTTTTTGGTCCAGAAATGTTTtgcaatataaaaaaaatcttgataaCCCAGAGCTGAGTGGCAAAAATAAGGATTATACCATTTTAGCCTACATACCTTAATACTACAGTGAGTATGTGTTAAAATGCTGGGCTTATTTACAAACTACTAAATTGTGTTGACCATAACATGTTTAGACATAAGATGTTTAGTTTATCACCAACCAGGAACAACTGGGGCACATCAAATAGATGACCGACTCACGGGACTGCGCACAGCCTCACAAAGCAAGGCAATTCCTGTgcctaaaacaaaacactttttaaaacattaggcTCACCTTTATTTGGCACATCTCTCCTGAGAGTCTGACCAAAGTGTTTCATGTTTACAGAGCTGCATGCACAGAATGAATGCCATTTCTACCCACAACATAAATCTCAGAATTAGCAAACAAAATTCCTAAGCATATGGAGCCACAGTTCTGAGAAAAATTGGATAGTGACACAACTTAAAGGCTGAAGTAACCTCTGGGCCACAACCCCCTGCCTGCAATTCCTGTGCTTTTCACTAGAAaaaccattcctccctcccctttcagaGATCCATTTTCCTTCATTATTTATGTAACTTCCTTTGTTCGTTCTGTAACTAACATTTCTCCCAAACACATTTCAGATCTGAGATGTGGTCCAATTATGCTCTTAAAACTCCTAATCTATTTCAGATAAGCTTTAGGCTTTGGTAACACAATACACATTCTTTTCTGCACAATAAGATTTCCCTGGATTAGCTGTCAACTTGCTGACCATTTCCTACTGAGAAGTCTACTGAAATCCAAAACTGTATACTGGAAAGGTACCTGAttgaacaaggaggaggagaggacaacGCTACCAATCCCATGATCTGAACTTAATATCTGGATTTTACTTTCCCTTTAAATAAGTTGGCTATCCAGGCGAAAATGCATGTAGGCAGAAGCTGAGTTTATTTAGCTGCTATACTGTGGAAAGTGTTGTTAAACGGCACCATGAGAAACAGCAAGAGGCTACTCGGTCCACAGCTTAGCCCTTACCACCTCTCCAGAAGCTGCATGTACATAGAAAGCTTTGAACTATGACCCTGTGGCAGGACTTTGAGGAAGACGGCACTTTCTTATTTTCAGCCCAGTTGTGCCTAATTCAAGGTTCTAAGGTACTGGACACTCAATGGCCACTAAAAGTCAACCCAAGATGGTGGCTCTGACTTTGTCATCTCTTGctgaaaaaaagttaaagacaCGAGATCGTGTTGGAATTTGTAAATTGGAAGCCAAGTTTATTAAGAAGAATCACACAAGAGTGAGAAATtgaggaaaaaatgaaatatcagagacagggaagggtcctaggaaagggagggaagctATGGAATTCCCGTGTTATAGGTTGTTATAGGTTCATGACAAAAATTTGACCAAGTGATGTAAGCTCTACTGAGGTTAGTTTAATTCTCAAGGCCAGTTTAATTCTCTGGTGGGCCAGAGCCAAACGAGCATGCCTTTCTAGTGTAACCAAGGAGACGGCCATGGTCCCTGTTCACGGGATGCTGACCCTGTCCCTACACTGTCCATTTTTGACTCCATCTTtgctgggtggttttttttttttttttttttttttttagcttgaagCTATTGGTCACTTGGTTGGCATTATTACCCTCTGACCTTTGCTGGTGTCTCAGGTGTTGGTACTTACACtaagttctctttgtttccacATTTACAAGTTAAGAATGTAGCTTTCCTGTGGAAAGAGTTAGCTTGCTCACAGCTAACAAGATGAGATGTAGCTGCAGGTTTAGCTCTTTGTGGGATGGTCTGAGATGGTCTCCTCGGCAGAAGCCTCTTGTTAGAAGGCTTCCTTATTGCCAGGTTAATGTTGCCATCAGCTGCATTAGAAGCAGGAAGATAGGAAAGGGTACTAGAACCAGTGCATGTTGCTCACAGGCTTTGGGGagtctgggggtgggagggtgtagTTGTCTTTCCACCCAGACTTCCGTTCTGCCTTCTCAACTATCGATCTTGGCCTCTTACTCACCTGCCTCAGTGTTCCAGATATTCCCTTGTTAACCCTTAATCTTCCTTTTAACCCTCGCCTATGTTCTTGCTGTGACCTGTGAGCAATTTAAGAGTTTTCACCATGGGTGCTTTCCCCTTACCATCTACGGAAGGCTAGCTCCTGTTTTCATCTTGGGTGCTTTCCTCTTACCACCTACAGAACTAACGACCTTAGTTCTTCCTGGTTAGGAAACAGCTACTTTGGCTCGGTAATTACTCCATGGAGAACCACAGAATATTTGCAAGTCTCATCTTCCAGGTCTAAATGTCAACAGGGTGCCTCCCCACCCACGTTTCCTCAGAGCACAGAAAACCCCTGATGATGACGTCAAATGTGAGAAGATAAGGGACATCACCTTCACACCTTGCCCATGCTGCTCAGAGCCTTCAGAGCACCTTCCTCCGGTCTCACCAGTTCCCACCGCGCCCGTTCTCCGCAGCCCCTACACCCCATCTTGATGGAACCCCcaacaagcacaaggcagaggctGGGCTTTCTCTTGCCCAGCGGGGCAGCATCACATACACACGAGCCAGCTTCTTAAATATCACTGGGTCAAGACCTCCACACCAGGACTTCTGGAGCTGTGAGGCCACCCCAAAAGCACACAACAATCCCCCTTCCCTGAAAGGTCCCTAGCACCTCACTGTTAGGTATACCTTAGGTCGATGCAGGAAGAACAGAGAACAAGGCTGGCTCTTAAGGTAACGCTGGGCTGACTTCCGGAGGGCGGCAGTGCGAGGGGGCGTGCTCGCTGTTAGCTCCGAGGTCTCAGGCAAGTTTGTTCGTCTACCCCAACCAGTTTGGAAGAACTGGCCCGTAATACGAGAGAAGGGGAACACTGAGCAGGATAGGATGCGACCCACGCTATTGCAAGGCAGAATTTAAAGCGCGTCTTGAAGGCTGGGGGAATGGCAGAGGAGGAAGCACCGAGGAGACCCAGGTGCTTTGGAACGAGGAGATACCCATCAGCTGATGGAGAAACTTGAGCCAGGGCTTCTAGGAAACCTGCTAAGGAAACACAGGTTCAATGACGGAGTGGAGGATCAGCAGTAGACAAGTGTACACAGTGTGTGTAACACAATCTCCTCACTTCTTGAGTACAGCCCGGCGGGAGACTGCCCAACATCTCTCACGTACCTTCACCCAGCTTTCTCAGTCTTGGATGGCCTTTCTAAATAGTTACAAGCTGTATCAGGAGTCTGGGAAACCAGGTGTTTGCTTTaccattgcttttgtttttgtggtggtgctggggattgaacccagggccttgagcacgCCAGGCCAGGGTTCTATAACTGGGCTAGATGATTTGCAAAGCATAGTCGACATATTGCTTTGGCCCGTGCTAGTACGAGTAATACTATACTCAGTAACGTTCTTTATAATGCTTTGCTTCACAATTAGAAACACTTTGATTAGAAAGTGGCTTTCGCCCCTGCTTCTAAGCAAGACTGTTCTTCACACTTCTAAGGGATGGGtggaagggcagagagaaaaatgaaggacaATTGGAAAGAAGCCTTAGATCACCACCTGACGTCCTCCCACTAGCCCTCCCACACCCAGGGACTCAGCATGACTCCTTTGTACCTTGGTACATACAAGCGCCTACAGCTGTCTACCTCACTGAGCCCTCCTCCACCTCGGCTGCTTCAGGTGCCTGAAATGCTAGTTAGGGACGCTTGAATCCAGCCCCAGAGCTGTCCAAAAGGAACTGGGAGCTGACGCGCAGGGCTAGCCACAGAGGCTGAGAAACTGTCTGCCACCTGAGGTCAGGACAAAGTGAGTGCCTGCCTTCTGATGGGTTTTCCCACACGGGTAAGGGCTTATATAGTGTGCAGCTACTCAAAGGGGGAACTTCACTGCCCCCTCAGCCAACGGTGAGTGAAACAGGCTGGCGTCTGAAAAGAGAGAGTGAAGGACTCTCAACGTGGCAGGTTAGGGAAGTGTTATCTGTTTTTCCACAGGGAAGAAGAAACATCTTCCCAAGCCAAAGACAGTGAAAAGAACCTCTCATGAGCTTACGTAGCACCTAGAAACCTGATGTCCTTTGGACTTGCCTGGTTCTTAAGGCCGTTTGGCTTTTTCTGGATCATGGCCAGAAACTCAGTTTAGACACATTCTATCTTTACCACTCCCAAGCAAACGAACTCGGGCCAGGCACGGATCTGTCTTACATTTTTGTTAAAACAGAGCCTCATGTATCACAGGCTCAACTCAACCTCCCTCTATAGTTAAATATAACCTTAAGCTTCTGATcccctagcctctgcctcccccagtgtgTTGGcgttataggtgtgtaccaccaatgCCAAGATTTGTTTGGTACAGGTGATGGAAACCAGCGCCTTCTGCATGGTACAAAAGCACCCTACTAACTAAGCTACATCCACAGCCCAGGAGATTCCTTAACTTgatttgtaaaataaatgaacttttcATAGCATCGTATAactcagtgtggcacacagtgtcTGGCAGCCAGTAAACAGAATCTTGGTGGCGCAAGAAGTAACAATGAAGGCGACATCATCTACTTTGGGTCTTCTCCACACCCACATACCTAACAAGTGACCTGACGCATGCTCCAAGACCGTCCCACTTGAGGACACAGTATCTCTGTTTCATCTGCTTAgataaattgaaatattttaggTATAGATAGCCTCTGTAGTTATTCCTAAACTTGAGTtaggctttgagatttttttttccccagttaaAGTACAATGATCGTGGGACCCTGAGACTGGTGGGAAAGAGAGTTGTAAACAACTTAGGTAAGACTCCCTCTCTAGCAAGTTCCCTGCAGGAATGAGCTCTTCTGTGATTTTTGGGGTGCAGCGTGTTATCTCAAAAGATTCCAAGTACTTTAGAAATGAAGGgagtgactttttttaaaaattattatcatcGTGtctgtgcgtgcacatgcacccaTAGTACAGTATGTCtggagaggtcagaaggcaaGCAGGAGTTGAGTCAAGGTTCGTTCCTTCCACTGTGGGGTTCAGGGATCCGAGTCGGGTTGCCAGGCttgtgtgtggcaagcacttttctgGCTGCGCTATCTTGCTGGCAATGTTTCTCTTACTGATCAGTGAGAGCAGCCACATGCTTCAAAACAGCTCAAGAACTCTAGCACTTTCTACTGCTCATTTAGTTTTATCTTGTTGGTACCACTGTTTAGCTAAGGAAACATAAGCCAGATGCTTTTTGCTTTGATGTAGATAGCAGTAGCCAGGCACAAGTAAAGACCCTCTTTTAAAGATGAGCCACCTTAGTATGAATTTTTATTGATCAAAAGAAGGGTGGATTGATGGCGCCAAGGAGGTCTTGGGTGTGCTAGGCAAGtggtctgtcactgagctacCTCCAGTCATGAATACCTTTCATAACCTAGTCTCCAGAATTGGCTTTATTTGATGAGTTCCCATACATTGTTTCCttgtacattttctttcaaataattcttataacaaataataactgtaataatttttattgaaaatgtccTAGGGACATCAGAAAACTTAGATGTCTCTGTTGCAGTTTCACTATTAGGACATTTATATGAGACACAcagatttacatatatatatacatatatatatatatgtatgtatgtatatatccaaAGAATTAAAGTTATTTACTCAGCAATTGCTTATTCCTGAACAATTTCCTGATCGATTTCCTCAACAACCATTGGTGCCTCACTCATTTCCTCAACAGGGACATCCTCCATGAAGTCCTGTTCCTCCATCTGCtgaagaggcaggaaggctgaCTCTTCAGGAGGGAAGAAGTCTAGCTCTtcaggaggaaggaaggttgACTCCTCTTCCATCGGGAGGAAGGTTGGCTGCTCGGAAGAAAGGAAGATTGGCTCCTCCTGTAAGACTATTTGATCCAAGGGCTCAGAAACCTCCATAAATTTAGATTTGTACTTTTTTGTGCTGGATCGTCTCAATTCTGAAGAAGTGCCCCAGTATGAGCTGCTCTCCGCACTTTTTGAGAAAGATGTATCAGATAGACCTTCTGACGGGTGGAAGTAAGACAGAGTGGTGAGCTCCGGGTTGACAGAATATTGGCTTTCATAGCTTTTGTCACTAGAAAGAAGAGAACACACAATCAGCAGGTGCCTTTAGTTGCATATACTTTTCACTTATATCAGAAGagttaaaatagaaatggaaattcTGCCCAGTGCATTAGGGTGGCACTGTACTCATCCCTTGTGTGAATGAATCACCAGTGCCTAGTGTATACAGCCTATCTCAACATGCAATGTTAGAATTCAAAAGccaataataaaaattactttaattaGTAAAGACTTAACAAGAAACATGAAGCAAAGCTGAATTATGGAGAATAAATATCTAATTTTACAGGTTTAGTGGATCAGAGAAATATGTCATCAAGACACCATagtcaaaaaagtaaaattaatggtAATTATGAACATTAAAAAGTAATTCTGTGAGGTTGTTTAAAGTAATCTATTATACTGTACAAAAGAAGTTGTAAAGAGACCAACCACGCCCCCAGGTTCAAAtggaatttaatatttttataaggaAAGACTAATGATTATTTAAGACAAATTTGTAGGCCTCAATGTATAAAAGTGGCAgattcttttagtttgtttcaaGGTCTTAAGCAAGGCTACCAAAAAATTACAAATGTTAAATCCCAAGCAAATGAGTTAATTAGAAGGGATTAAATAGTCTTTGTGTTCCAGGGCTATTTTGCATGGACATGGAGGGTGGAGGCGTTGTCTAGCCTCTATGTCCTCCCTAATAACTGTGAGTGTGTTTACACAACTGTGTAAAACACTGAGACAAAGACAGTGACCTAGTCCCCGCGACAGCACCCATATTCCTAATGCATAGCACAAGTGGATTCGAGTATAATATTTTACACATTACCCAGAAGGACACATATTCCTACAGATGCactaaagacagagagagggagcccAGAGCCGTGGACTAGCTCTGAGGGCTGCAAAGGCCAGTGGGCTTACCTTTGGCATCTTAGTTTGTAGAGTGtggcaaaacaaaatatcaagagGGGAAGGAGTAGAATAAGGGTCATCAACGAGATTCCCAGCATTAACTTGAGCTTGAGGTCCTCTAGCTCTGACAGTTTGTCTTCACTGGCAGTGTATAGGTCAGAgcctgagaggaaagaaagaaaagacagtggagggctgcagaggtggctcagagggtaagagcacggtctgttcttccaaaggtcctgagttcaattcccagcaaccacatggtggctcacaaccatctacgatgaaatctggtgccctcttctggagtacaggcacacgtgcaggcagatgctgtataaataataaataaatcttaaggaaggagggaaggaaagaaggaagaaagagagagagaaaatacagtgGAAGACTGAGCGTTGTGCATATTTTCCTCGAGGAATAAGGAACACAGAACGTGTCTGCAGTATTCACAGCTCGTTCTTCTCCACCAGGCAATGACTAGGAGAAGGCTGCTTCTTTGTCCGCATACATGATGTTCTCTCAGTCTTGGAACAGTTGTGCTTAGCTGCACTTTATACACTCACAGACATTTGCAAAGCTTTTACTAATCAAAATGTGGTTTAAAGCCCAAGCTACCCATGACAACACTTTGATGCAGACAAGCCTTTCTTCTTGGCTTTACTAAAAGGCCCTGTAGAGGACATCATTTCTGAAAAGAGTATAGGCCAATTTACAAGGCACTAGTCCTTCCTAGAGGAAAGCTGCATGCCCTGCTGTTGGGTACACACTGGTTAGTCTTTTGAACTAGAAGTGTGTAGTGTGCAGCATTAGCAGTTTCCTCTTAGAGGCTTAGGAGAGAAGCTCGCCATTTTGTTAACCAAGACAATTAAACTCAGTGTGCTTATTACTGCAAAAGAAATGCAAGTGACTTTTTAGATTCCTGAAATGAGTTAAATAACAGAACCAAGTCTGGCTCCAGAAACATGAATCTAATTACATGCGATGAAAACGTTTCATTGCTATCAGATTTTGGACCTTCATGAGAATGCATCTGACTTAAAACATATTTCATGTTGAATGTTCTCACAGTTCTCCCATGCCCACTCAAAATGGTCTTCACTACTTTCTAGGTCATATTTAGCTGATAAGCAATGATGGATATAGGTTCCCATATCAATGTTCTCTGACTTTTGAACATTTTAATTATTGTACCTGGGATCTAACCCAGTGGTAGACCTCTTGCTAGCATATTCAAAGGCCTCAGAGTTCAGTCTCCAGTACCAGTtccaacaaacagacaaaattatATTGTCCAAGTGGAATGTGTACACTTGTCAATGACTGCTATCTGGATCAAGAAGAGTATATTAAAATAAACTGTCCCCCTTAAATGCTCCTATAGTTACTAATGCTCCTATAGTTACTAATGCTCCTATAGTTACTAATGCTCCTATAGTTACTAATGCTCCTATAGTTACTAATGCTCCTATAGTTACTAATGGACCTATAGTTACTAATGCTCCTATAGTTACTAATGCTCCTATAGTTACTAATGCTCCTATAGTTACTAATGCACCTATAGTTACTAATGCTCCTATAGTTACTAATGCTCCTATAGTTACTAATGCTCCTATAGTTACTAATGCTCCTATAGTTACTAATGCTCCTATAGTTACTAATGCTCCTATAGTTACTAATGCTCCTATAGTTACTAATGCTCCTATAGTTACTAATGCACCTATAGTTACTAATGCTCCTAGAGTTACTAATGCTCCTATAGTTACTAATGCTCCTATAGTTACTAATGCTCCTATAGTTACTAATGGACCTATAGTTACTAATGCTCCTATAGTTACTAATGCTCCTATAGTTACTAATGGACCTATAGTTACTAATGCTCCTATAGTTACTAATGCTCCTATAGTTACTAATGCACCTATAGTTACTAATGGACCTATAGTTACTAATGCACCTATAGTTACTAATGCTCCTATAGTTACTAATGCTCCTATAGTTACTAATGCTCCTATAGTTACTAATGCTCCTATAGTTACTAATGCTCCTATAGTTACTAATGCACCTATAGTTACTAATGCTCCTATAGTTACTAATGGACCTATAGTTACTAATGGAC
Coding sequences:
- the Eqtn gene encoding equatorin; amino-acid sequence: MDFMLLIFLSGLFLPEISNLRSNVEQEAYMMPTDEEQYYADEESMANNDHGHEDDKHIGSNSVMQKSEDSEDNSPANEKTGNYYKDIKQYVFTTQNPNGTESEISVSATTDLKFALKNSSTPNVPAFWTMLVKAINGTTVHMDDKDQLFQAIPGSDLYTASEDKLSELEDLKLKLMLGISLMTLILLLPLLIFCFATLYKLRCQSDKSYESQYSVNPELTTLSYFHPSEGLSDTSFSKSAESSSYWGTSSELRRSSTKKYKSKFMEVSEPLDQIVLQEEPIFLSSEQPTFLPMEEESTFLPPEELDFFPPEESAFLPLQQMEEQDFMEDVPVEEMSEAPMVVEEIDQEIVQE